The following DNA comes from bacterium.
AAACAAAATTTTGGAATTATACCGAAGCCCAATGATTTTATCGGGTATCTTTCCGATTCAAGAGACCATTCTATTGAAATTGGCAGCGGTAGAAAGCTGATTAATCTGGAAATAGTCGGCGAAAGGATTTTATCCCGGTAACCATGAAAAATAAAAGATGGATATTGTTGTTTTATATTTTTATGTATTTTGTTTGTTGCGGGCATTCTTTCTGGCCTCTCCAAAAAAGAAATAAAAACGAGGCAAAATCACTATTTAATCCCCGTCCAGGCAGTTCTCAAAAAAAAGACATCTCCCGCCCAGTTAAAAGAATTTTCAGGGAAGAGGACATCGTTATTTCACAGGATACAATATGGTCGGGTAAACTTGAAATCGAACAGGTGGTTTTGGTTAAAAAGGGCGCAGAACTGACAATCAGTCCGGGAACGGAGTTGTTTTTTTCCGGGCCGAAAATCGAAAGTGATGATGTTCACGCCATCCATGGAGGCGGCATAAAAGTTGAGGGCCGGATTCATGCAGAAGGCACAGTTGACAAACCTATTATTTTTAGCGGAAAGAATGAGGTCCCCGGCGGGTGGGGTAATATCTTTTTGACTTACAGCCAGGATAACGTTTTTACGTATTGTATTTTTGAATACGCGAATTTTGCCATTCATGCGCATTTTTCTTCGTTAAATATTTCAAATTCATTGTTTGCAAATAATAATGAGGGATGCCGGCTGGGTTTTTCACAGGCGGTCATTAAAAACAGTATTTTCCGCCTAAATGAGGCCCGCGGCATAAATTTTCGCGCGGGCAGGCATGAAATTATAAACAACAGCATAGTGGCCAACAGGGTTGGGATTTTTATATATGAAAACGGAAATCAATCGAAGATTTTTTCCAATAATATTTTTAATAATGCCGAATATAATTTGCAGTTAGGCGATTTTCACAAGGAAAATGTCACTATGTCAAATAATTATTGGGGAAAGGTACCGGATTACGATAAACTTATTCATGATAAAAATGATGACGAAAATATAGGAAAAGTTGAAATAATACCTTTAATCGAAGAGGAAATCCACTGGGAGAATGAAGAAAAGGTAAAAATATTGAGATAAAACAAGAAAAATGAAAAATAATTGACAAAAGATATTTAGATTGATAGTATATTAACAATTTCATGGAGGTAAAAATAATGAATAAACGAATTATAATAGACCCGGATATCCAACATGGTAAACCCGTTATTAAAGGGACAAGGGTCCCAATTGCGAGAATTATCGGTGGTTTTGCGGGCGGTATGTCAGAAAAAGAAATAATGCAGGAGTATGAAGTAAGCAGAGAAGATATTAGGGCGGCTTTAACTTACGCAGGAGAACTTATCGAGGAAGAGGAATTTCACCCTATTTTTGTTTCAAAGGAAAAACATGCGGTTTCTAATAGATGAAGATCTCCCGCGTTCTATTGGCGATTTATTGCGAAATTATGGGCATGAGGCTGTTGATGTGCGTGACATTGGATTACGGGGGGCAAAGGATTTAAAAATCGCTGCTTATGCTAAAAGAGAGAAACTATGCTTAATTACAGGGGATTTTGATTTTTCAGATATTCGTAATTATCCACCTTCACAATATACCGGCCTTATTGTTTTAAGTATTCCAAAAGATGCAACTGCGCGTTTTATCAATAATTTGCTTGAAGGGTTTTTAATCCAAGATAGATTAGTTTCACAATTGTATGGCAGGTTGGCAATTGTTGAACCAGGGCGTATCAGAATCCGGAAGAAATAAATTTAATATTATATGGCAAAAATTTTACCTAAATTGGTATATTAAAAAAAGATTGTTTTTTGGAGTATTTGAGATATAATATATATTTATTTTAAGGCGCCCGTAGCTCAGATGGATAGAGCAGCGGTTTCCTAAACCGTTGGCCGTGAGTTCGACTCTCGCCGGGCGCACCAGTCCGCCTTTAGCGGACGGAGAAATTGAAAATCGAAATTCGAAAATTGATGTGATTTTATTTTCTAATCTCGATTTTCGATTCTCTAATAGGCGGGTGTGGTTCAATGGTAGAACACGAGCTTCCCAAGCTTGTGACGAGGGTTCGATTCCCTTCACCCGCTCCAGAATTTTTGTGTGAAA
Coding sequences within:
- a CDS encoding DUF433 domain-containing protein, with translation MNKRIIIDPDIQHGKPVIKGTRVPIARIIGGFAGGMSEKEIMQEYEVSREDIRAALTYAGELIEEEEFHPIFVSKEKHAVSNR
- a CDS encoding NosD domain-containing protein, translated to MKNKRWILLFYIFMYFVCCGHSFWPLQKRNKNEAKSLFNPRPGSSQKKDISRPVKRIFREEDIVISQDTIWSGKLEIEQVVLVKKGAELTISPGTELFFSGPKIESDDVHAIHGGGIKVEGRIHAEGTVDKPIIFSGKNEVPGGWGNIFLTYSQDNVFTYCIFEYANFAIHAHFSSLNISNSLFANNNEGCRLGFSQAVIKNSIFRLNEARGINFRAGRHEIINNSIVANRVGIFIYENGNQSKIFSNNIFNNAEYNLQLGDFHKENVTMSNNYWGKVPDYDKLIHDKNDDENIGKVEIIPLIEEEIHWENEEKVKILR
- a CDS encoding DUF5615 family PIN-like protein yields the protein MRFLIDEDLPRSIGDLLRNYGHEAVDVRDIGLRGAKDLKIAAYAKREKLCLITGDFDFSDIRNYPPSQYTGLIVLSIPKDATARFINNLLEGFLIQDRLVSQLYGRLAIVEPGRIRIRKK